Within Spinacia oleracea cultivar Varoflay chromosome 4, BTI_SOV_V1, whole genome shotgun sequence, the genomic segment GGGACCAATATTGTGTTTCTCTCGGCGGGATTTTTATTCTCCCTATACGCTTACCTTCTCCACCAAATCGATGGCGAAGTCAAGCGATCCATCCTCATCAACGCCGGTTTCAGCTTCGTCGCTTTTCTTATCACCTTCGTAATGATTCCCGTCGTTTGTCCTTACCTGATTCATCGTTGGAGATTGTTTGGTTTTGATATTAACAAGTTCGGCACTCCCAGAGGAAATATTAGAATGTCAGTATTTTCTCAAACCCTAGTTTTCCATTCATCTTATTTTCTGTTggattaaaactaataaaaataaagTCTAATACTTTATGTGTTATACTTATTTGCAGACCTGAGGCATTGGGTATAGTCGTCGGAATTGTCTTTTTAGCCGTCGTTTGGTTGTTTCAACATCTTTACATTGCCAATTCCACTGTATGTCATCTTCACTTTGGCTTTCCATTGATTTCTTGGTCTAGTAGCTAAGACTAAGTGCCTATGTACAATTCGTCACAAGTTCGAATTTATATTGACATTTACTCTAACTTTAGCGAGAGTTACAACTTCGCAAGTTTGTATTCATTATTGTCAAATTATTTGCTTTTGTTATGTAGAAAAAGTTTTAttgtattcatgattttgtttttgtttttgtttttgtagtgGCTGTATTGGGTAGCTTTGATCCCCATCTGTCTCATGATCTTGCTTGGATTTGTTGACGATGTTTGGGAAGTTCGATGGAGAGTGTAAGCATCAATCTATCCTTAATTACCATACTACTATTTTACAAAATTCTATGAAAACTACCGAATATGACATACTTTTTCAAAACTAACTCCCTTatattaagtttttttttgcccTAAAACACTACCTTATGCAGACAATGACAAAAATGACTCCCTCGTACATACTACACCATTATAACTAACACCATTATAACTAACACCATTAACATCAAAACTAAAAACTTGATAGTTGATATTATAAAGCACTTCGTAGTTGTTTTCAATAAGCAACTTTTAAGGTAGTTGTTTTCAAAAAGAGTGTCACACGAAATATTCCGTATTAGATAATGTCCCACAGAAAACCCAAATTCTAATCTATGTAATTTCCATGTGCAGGAAACTGGTATTTTCTTTTATGGCTGCATTTGCTCTGTTGCTGGCTTATTATACTTATGTTGGCCATACAACTATCATAGTCCCAAAACCTCTCGTTCCACACGTTGGTCTGGAGTTTTTGGATCTAGGTAAAAATTTCTTGTTATATTGGTGTTGTAACTCCTACATCTTCTAATGTCCTTTGTATGGGTGTATTATTTCTTGTTATATTGGTGTTGTGGCTTTTGATATCTTCTAATGCCCTTTTGTATATGCAGGATGGGTGTATTATTTGTACATGTGTCTTCTCGCAGTATTTTGTACCAATTCTATTAATATTCATGCTGGTATAAATGGTCTTGAAGTTGGGCAGACGGTTGTCATTGCATCTGCGGTAATTAAGCCTATAAATTTTAGAATTTGCTACATTGTAATTAAGTTTTATAAAATCTAATCCTTTTGAGTGCTTAATTAACAGATTCTAATACATAATATTATGCGGATTGGAGCATCCACGGGCAACGTTGAGTATCAGTACGCTCATGTGTTCTCTATCCATCTTGTTCAACCTTTGTTGGCTACGTCTTTGGCTTTACTTTCTTACAACTGGTAATTCTGTCGTTGGCTAAATGACTGGATTTATACTTATGTGGTTCCATTTGTTTTCTCTTTTGAGTTCATATCCTTCTTTCATGTCATACAGGTATCCGTCTTCTGTCTTTGTTGGGGATACATATACATACTTTGCAGGAATGACCCTTGTTGTTGTTGGCATTATCAGTCATTCTAGGTAGTTATTTTGCCTAAGCTAATTTGGAAAGAGTAATATTTATATTCCCTGTACACGTACTCATGTTTGATTTCTTCTGGATGGATACAGTGAAATACTGATTTGTTTCTTTGCCCCTCAAATCATTAATTTCATCATGTCACTTCGCCAGGTGAGAttttcctctcctctcctctcctcgaTCTCATCTCTTCCCTCATACGCCCTTAATTTGAACATTGCTTATGTACGTGTCTTGTGACTTGTTACCAGCTTGTTGGAATTATTCCTTGTCCCCGACATCGTCTTCCAAAGTGAGTATTCTTCTATATTTTCTTAACTACCAGTTCAT encodes:
- the LOC110780531 gene encoding uncharacterized protein; amino-acid sequence: MRVAGTNIVFLSAGFLFSLYAYLLHQIDGEVKRSILINAGFSFVAFLITFVMIPVVCPYLIHRWRLFGFDINKFGTPRGNIRIPEALGIVVGIVFLAVVWLFQHLYIANSTWLYWVALIPICLMILLGFVDDVWEVRWRVKLVFSFMAAFALLLAYYTYVGHTTIIVPKPLVPHVGLEFLDLGWVYYLYMCLLAVFCTNSINIHAGINGLEVGQTVVIASAILIHNIMRIGASTGNVEYQYAHVFSIHLVQPLLATSLALLSYNWYPSSVFVGDTYTYFAGMTLVVVGIISHSSEILICFFAPQIINFIMSLRQLVGIIPCPRHRLPKFDPQTGLLTGTEDGTLVNFCLRRFGRMSEQSLCIVLLSLQAIACGFGFFLWWLLAGWYK